GGTCGGAGGCGATGCGGTACAGGGTGGCCACGGCGCCGGACTTCGGATCCTCCGCGCCGAAAACGATCTCCGACACGCGGGCCGCGACGGCGGCGCCGGCGCACATCGGGCACGGCTCGAGCGTCACGACCAGCCGGCAGCCGGTCAGCCGGTAGTTCCCCACCTTCCGGGCGGCGGCGCGAAGCGCAAGGATCTCGGCGTGGGCCGTGGGATCGTTCGACCCGATGGGCGAATTTCGGCCCCGCGAA
The nucleotide sequence above comes from Thermodesulfobacteriota bacterium. Encoded proteins:
- a CDS encoding nucleoside deaminase — protein: MAVLIPREEWMRAALAEARKCAESGEVPVGAVVVSPEGAILSRGRNSPIGSNDPTAHAEILALRAAARKVGNYRLTGCRLVVTLEPCPMCAGAAVAARVSEIVFGAEDPKSGAVATLYRIASD